In the genome of Paenibacillus sp. FSL R5-0766, one region contains:
- the yqfD gene encoding sporulation protein YqfD: MKQPSLYKLRGAVRITVTGGDIETLINTVAEQGLEVWNLRAHDGRVAEMNILLPHFFRLRPVLKRTGCRVKVTHRSGFPFFAARLLRRKFFLGGMLFFVAALFALSSMVWSVEVKGNVTIPTDEVLAAAKKEGIYPFQWGFRLQSQDKLSRQLALALPDVTWIGVSKEGTTITIQVVESAQPKREPLLNPRHLISKSDAVVTQIYAEQGRPVVQKDMRVKKGQVLISGILGDEENTKTIVAKGEVRGLVWREYQVEVPLVQKHNTMTGESKERFYMVLGKWAIQLWGYGSTPFSSFDTESNHKPLTWRSFTLPMGWLTEKDLETREHEQQQTIEWARTKGLEGARNDIIAKNGKGTKIISEKILHEKKENGKVYMKVLFEVEESIAEELPLVHSQGE; the protein is encoded by the coding sequence ATGAAGCAGCCCAGTCTGTATAAACTGCGGGGAGCAGTCCGAATCACGGTCACTGGGGGAGACATTGAAACATTAATCAACACGGTGGCAGAGCAGGGACTGGAAGTGTGGAACCTGCGTGCTCACGATGGACGCGTGGCAGAGATGAACATTCTGCTGCCGCATTTTTTCAGGTTGCGTCCTGTGTTGAAACGGACAGGCTGCAGGGTGAAAGTAACCCATCGCAGCGGTTTCCCTTTTTTTGCGGCCCGATTATTGCGGAGGAAGTTCTTTCTTGGGGGGATGCTGTTTTTTGTGGCAGCTTTGTTTGCGTTGTCGTCCATGGTATGGAGTGTGGAGGTCAAGGGTAACGTCACCATTCCCACCGACGAGGTGCTTGCAGCAGCGAAGAAAGAGGGTATATACCCTTTCCAATGGGGGTTCCGCTTGCAAAGCCAAGACAAGCTCTCCAGGCAGCTTGCACTCGCTCTTCCGGATGTAACCTGGATTGGCGTGAGCAAAGAGGGGACAACCATCACCATTCAGGTCGTAGAATCGGCCCAACCAAAGCGCGAACCATTGCTGAATCCCAGACATCTGATCAGCAAGTCAGATGCTGTTGTCACTCAAATCTATGCGGAGCAGGGACGCCCTGTTGTTCAGAAGGACATGCGTGTCAAAAAGGGTCAGGTATTGATCTCGGGGATTCTCGGGGATGAGGAGAACACCAAAACCATCGTTGCCAAAGGCGAAGTTCGTGGTCTGGTATGGCGTGAGTATCAGGTAGAGGTTCCACTGGTGCAAAAACATAATACAATGACAGGTGAGAGCAAAGAACGTTTTTACATGGTGCTGGGGAAATGGGCAATCCAACTGTGGGGGTACGGAAGTACACCGTTCAGTTCATTTGATACCGAGAGTAACCATAAACCATTGACGTGGCGATCCTTTACACTTCCCATGGGTTGGCTGACAGAGAAAGATCTGGAGACTCGAGAGCACGAGCAGCAACAGACGATAGAATGGGCCAGAACAAAAGGATTGGAAGGAGCAAGGAACGATATTATCGCCAAAAACGGCAAAGGAACAAAAATTATAAGTGAAAAAATTTTGCATGAGAAGAAAGAGAATGGTAAAGTTTATATGAAAGTCTTATTTGAAGTAGAAGAAAGCATTGCGGAAGAACTTCCGCTAGTCCATAGTCAAGGAGAATGA
- the yqfC gene encoding sporulation protein YqfC — MTRISRKLRRWTSEVLDLPQDVLYDMPRLTLIGSKQLYIENHRGVIHFTPDRIVLALSQGQLEIKGTALVIRNILPDEVAVEGTILDIHMNGVEGNG, encoded by the coding sequence ATGACCCGGATCAGCCGCAAGCTGCGCAGATGGACCAGTGAAGTGTTGGATCTGCCGCAGGATGTGCTTTATGATATGCCACGGTTAACCCTGATTGGCAGTAAGCAACTGTATATAGAGAATCATCGCGGTGTCATCCATTTCACCCCGGATCGTATCGTGTTGGCTCTTTCCCAAGGCCAGTTGGAGATCAAAGGAACTGCCTTGGTGATACGTAACATTTTGCCGGATGAAGTAGCTGTTGAAGGAACGATTCTGGATATTCATATGAATGGAGTGGAGGGGAACGGATGA